A portion of the Bubalus kerabau isolate K-KA32 ecotype Philippines breed swamp buffalo chromosome 1, PCC_UOA_SB_1v2, whole genome shotgun sequence genome contains these proteins:
- the GIPC1 gene encoding PDZ domain-containing protein GIPC1: protein MPLGLGRRKKAPPLVENEEAEPGRGGLGVGEPGPLGGGGAGGPQMGLPPPPPALRPRLVFHTQLAHGSPTGRIEGFTNVKELYGKIAEAFRLPAAEVMFCTLNTHKVDMDKLLGGQIGLEDFIFAHVKGQRKEVEVFKSEEALGLTITDNGAGYAFIKRIKEGSVIDHIQLISVGDMIEAINGQSLLGCRHYEVARLLKELPRGRTFTLKLTEPRKAFDMISVRSGGGRPGSGPQLGTGRGTLRLRSRGPATVEDLPSAFEEKAIEKVDDLLESYMGIRDTELAATMVELGKDKRNPDELAEALDERLGDFAFPDEFVFDVWGAIGDAKVGRY, encoded by the exons ATGCCACTAGGACTGGGGCGGCGGAAAAAGGCGCCACCTCTGGTGGAAAATGAGGAGGCTGAGCCAGGCCGTGGTGGGCTGGGCGTGGGGGAGCCGGGGCCCCTGGGcggaggtggggcggggggccCCCAAATGGGcttgcccccccctccccccgccctgcGGCCCCGCCTCGTTTTCCACACCCAGCTGGCCCATGGCAGTCCCACTGGCCGCATCGAGGGATTCACCAACGTCAAGGAGCTGTATGGCAAGATTGCTGAAGCCTTCCGGCTGCCAGCTGCTGAG GTGATGTTCTGCACCCTCAACACCCACAAAGTGGACATGGACAAGCTCCTGGGGGGGCAGATCGGGCTGGAGGACTTCATCTTTGCCCACGTCAAGGGGCAGCGCAAGGAAGTGGAGGTGTTCAAGTCGGAGGAGGCGTTGGGGCTCACCATCACAGACAATGGGGCTGGCTATGCCTTCATCAAG CGCATTAAGGAGGGCAGTGTGATCGACCACATCCAGCTCATCAGTGTGGGTGACATGATCGAGGCCATCAACGgacagagcctgctgggctgccggcACTACGAGGTGGCCCGGCTGCTCAAGGAGCTACCCCGAGGCCGCACCTTCACACTGAAGCTCACAGAGCCTCGAAAAGCCTTTG ACATGATCAGCGTGCGTTCAGGGGGTGGCCGCCCTGGCTCCGGTCCCCAGCTGGGCACCGGCCGAGGGACCCTCCGGCTCCGATCCCGGGGTCCAGCCACAGTAGAGGATCTG ccTTCAGCCTTTGAGGAGAAGGCCATTGAGAAGGTGGATGACCTGTTGGAGAGTTACATGGGCATCAGGGACACAGAGTTGG CGGCCACCATGGTGGAGCTTGGAAAGGACAAAAGGAACCCGGACGAGCTGGCTGAGGCCCTGGATGAACGGCTGGGTGACTTCGCCTTCCCGGATGAGTTTGTCTTTGACGTCTGGGGGGCCATCGGGGACGCCAAGGTTGGCCGCTACTAG